In Erpetoichthys calabaricus chromosome 4, fErpCal1.3, whole genome shotgun sequence, one genomic interval encodes:
- the rnf6 gene encoding E3 ubiquitin-protein ligase RNF6 → MDPPSPSPERAESDYSPILEHIQGEDERQRQQERLNREEAYYQFINGLSEEDYRLMRDSNLLGTPGEITAEELRQRLDGAKERLSSQPGIESNETLEENLNRGSDVSGENSNGDSLLEWLNTFRRTGNATRSGQSGNQTWRAVSRTNPNSGEFRFSLEININHDQQDHSYDSGSEQATERATLLGSARRGTESRRSQRSIVNSSRRTRNSVSRLSPGPQATGSNIRMRSTNRTSSENAPSATEQRIPRNSRRGRNRSTLYLNTAQRTEEQPRRQECPVVTQDDHRGDASLTSEDRSNRSRNRTRINATSVGENPAPRRQSRTSASRRSRSPLRRSGSEATYAVQGDVEMDALSEMIPNTLDRTETVNEEREQANGSSVLRTASAGVASEVVSEEAEINSSSSAGSVRRHPTIMLDLQVRRIRPGENRDRDSIANRTRSRVRMAENTVTFESDSGGFRRTISRSERAGIRTYVSTIRIPLRRISETGLGEPSSVALRSILRQIMTGFGELSSLMETEADSDVNSSTLSLGNSPEATSFQIHSNVSNASSVSLESRQTNEDVEEPHRISRGLQSVGHNSENRENRQSSRDTNNLVENGTLPILRLAHFFLLNDEDDDEHPRGLTKEQIDNLSTRNYGEGNMEAELSKTCSVCINEYAAGNKLRRLPCAHEFHIHCIDRWLSENSTCPICRQPVLGSRQT, encoded by the exons ATGGATCCTCCCAGCCCTTCTCCCGAAAGAGCAGAAAGTGACTATTCTCCCATATTAGAGCATATTCAAGGGGAGGATGAGCGCCAGAGACAACAGGAACGTTTGAACAGAGAAGAAGCCTATTACCAATTTATCAATGGACTAAGTGAAGAAGACTACAGACTTATGAGAGACAGTAACTTGCTTGGCACTCCAG GGGAAATTACAGCAGAGGAGCTGCGGCAACGACTAGATGGTGCAAAGGAGCGCCTGTCCTCTCAGCCTGGTATCGAAAGTAATGAAACATTAGAAGAAAATTTGAACAGGG GTTCAGATGTTTCTGGTGAAAATTCCAATGGAGATTCACTGTTAGAGTGGCTGAACACATTTCGACGCACAGGAAATGCTACTCGTAGTGGACAAAGTGGAAATCAGACCTGGCGGGCTGTGAGCAGAACAAACCCTAATAGTGGAGAGTTTCGCTTTAGCTTGGAGATCAATATTAATCATGACCAGCAGGACCACAGCTATGATTCTGGTAGTGAACAGGCAACTGAAAGAGCCACTTTGCTGGGCTCTGCCCGTCGAGGTACTGAGAGCAGAAGATCACAAAGGTCAATAGTTAATTCCTCAAGGCGCACAAGGAACAGTGTCTCCAGGCTCAGTCCAGGTCCGCAGGCAACAGGCTCTAATATAAGAATGAGGAGTACGAACAGAACATCATCAGAGAATGCACCCTCTGCTACTGAGCAGAGAATACCAAGGAATAGTAGAAGAGGTAGAAACAGGAGTACCTTGTACCTAAACACTGCTCAAAGGACTGAAGAGCAGCCAAGAAGACAAGAATGTCCCGTTGTCACACAAGATGATCATCGAGGAGATGCTTCTCTGACATCAGAAGATAGGAGTAACAGAAGTAGAAACAGAACAAGGATTAATGCAACATCTGTAGGAGAAAATCCAGCCCCACGCAGGCAATCACGAACCTCTGCATCCAGAAGAAGCCGTTCCCCTCTCCGCAGATCAGGCAGTGAGGCAACTTATGCTGTCCAAGGTGATGTAGAAATGGATGCGCTGTCTGAAATGATACCTAACACATTGGATAGAACTGAAACTGTGAAtgaagagagagagcaggcaaATGGAAGCTCTGTTTTGCGAACAGCCTCTGCTGGTGTTGCCTCAGAGGTTGTTTCAGAGGAAGCTGAAATAAATAGCTCCTCCTCTGCTGGCAGTGTAAGGAGACATCCAACCATAATGCTGGATCTTCAAGTTAGACGCATCCGTCCTGGAGAAAACCGAGATAGGGATAGCATTGCTAACAGAACAAGATCAAGGGTCCGCATGGCTGAAAACACTGTGACCTTTGAGAGTGACAGTGGTGGTTTCCGCCGTACCATTTCCCGGTCAGAGCGAGCAGGAATACGAACCTATGTCAGCACCATTCGTATACCTTTACGTCGCATATCTGAGACTGGGTTAGGGGAGCCATCCTCAGTGGCTCTAAGGTCCATTCTTCGTCAAATAATGACAGGTTTTGGAGAACTTAGCTCTCTGATGGAGACAGAAGCAGATTCAGATGTCAATTCCAGTACTCTGTCATTGGGAAACAGTCCTGAAGCCACATCATTTCAGATCCACTCTAATGTCAGTAATGCATCTAGTGTGTCTCTAGAAAGTAGACAGACAAATGAAGACGTTGAAGAGCCACATAGAATCAGTAGAGGTTTACAGTCAGTGGGACATAACTCTGAAAACAGAGAGAACAGACAGTCTAGCAGAGATACAAACAATCTTGTTGAAAATGGTACATTACCCATCCTTCGCCTTGCCCATTTCTTTTTGCTCAATGATGAGGACGATGATGAACACCCAAGGGGGTTAACCAAAGAGCAAATTGACAACTTATCAACAAGGAACTATGGGGAAGGAAATATGGAAGCTGAACTCAGCAAAACATGCAGTGTTTGCATTAATGAATATGCAGCAGGGAACAAACTGAGACGCTTGCCTTGTGCTCACGAGTTTCACATTCACTGTATTGACCGGTGGTTGTCCGAGAATTCCACATGCCCCATTTGTCGCCAGCCTGTGCTTGGTTCCCGCCAAACCTGA